The following coding sequences are from one Methanosarcina sp. WWM596 window:
- a CDS encoding NAD(P)-dependent glycerol-1-phosphate dehydrogenase: MKLTINKNSAKWMQLPRDVLIGHGVLEEIGDVCRDLKLKGNALIVTGNTTRSVAGKRVSKLLENAGSSAETVLTCRATMEEIEKIMQKALETEATYLLGVGSGRSIDLAKLASTRLEIPFISVPTAASHDGIASSRASIIDNGKNSSVQAQAPSAVVADTEIISAAPFRFLAAGCGDIISNYTAVMDWELASRLRNEYFGEYAAALSRMAARVIIESADSIKPDHERSARLVVKALVSNGVAMSIAGSSRPASGSEHMFSHALDRIAPKPALHGEQCGVGTIMMMYLHGGDWQEIRDALKKIGAPTTAEELGIADRYIVEALLHAHSIRPDRYTILGNGLTPSAAEKVARITKVIS, translated from the coding sequence ATGAAATTGACCATCAATAAAAACAGCGCAAAATGGATGCAGCTTCCAAGGGACGTGCTTATCGGGCATGGTGTACTTGAGGAAATTGGAGATGTCTGTAGGGACCTGAAACTGAAAGGAAATGCGCTGATAGTGACCGGGAACACTACCCGGAGTGTTGCGGGTAAAAGAGTGAGCAAACTCCTGGAAAACGCGGGTAGCAGCGCAGAAACGGTCCTTACCTGCAGGGCAACCATGGAGGAAATCGAGAAAATAATGCAAAAAGCCCTCGAGACAGAGGCGACTTATCTTCTCGGTGTAGGAAGCGGCAGGTCCATTGACCTTGCAAAACTTGCTTCAACGAGGCTCGAAATTCCCTTTATCAGTGTGCCGACGGCAGCTTCTCATGACGGCATTGCGTCTTCCAGAGCTTCAATAATTGACAATGGAAAAAATTCTTCAGTACAGGCCCAGGCCCCCAGTGCCGTAGTCGCGGACACAGAAATTATATCGGCGGCTCCATTCCGATTTCTTGCAGCTGGCTGTGGAGACATTATTTCCAATTACACGGCAGTAATGGACTGGGAGCTTGCAAGCAGACTCCGAAACGAGTACTTCGGGGAATATGCGGCAGCTCTTTCCCGCATGGCAGCACGGGTGATAATAGAATCTGCCGACTCGATAAAACCGGATCATGAGAGGTCTGCTAGGCTTGTGGTAAAAGCTCTTGTCTCAAACGGGGTTGCAATGAGCATTGCAGGCTCTTCAAGACCTGCTTCAGGATCGGAACATATGTTCAGCCACGCCCTTGATAGGATTGCCCCAAAGCCTGCATTACACGGAGAACAGTGCGGAGTTGGTACAATCATGATGATGTACCTGCACGGAGGAGACTGGCAGGAGATCAGAGACGCTTTAAAAAAGATCGGGGCTCCTACAACTGCAGAAGAGCTGGGAATAGCAGATAGATATATAGTCGAAGCCCTGTTACATGCACACAGTATTCGCCCGGACCGCTACACAATTCTCGGAAACGGGCTTACTCCTTCGGCAGCCGAAAAAGTTGCAAGAATCACAAAGGTCATAAGTTGA
- a CDS encoding DUF63 family protein, with protein MSILADKISQFINTYYLDPIRGDEGYNLVNTFTWAVVLGICIFGVFRLLNKLEVKITPRFILSLLPFVLAGSSLRVLEDSPAGIFHPPFSYLLITPNIYFLVFGVTVICLWLSIRLQKAGHVKDFHLVFAGFGLAWFLLNLGTLLYFENIVAAYVPIFVIGAGTGLTLAFYLVARHFKSSIFTDPLNLSILLAHMMDASSTYIGIDKLGYFEKHVLPSYLIKLTDTALVMYPLKLIIFVGVLYALDTQFEKDDESENLKMLIKMVILILGLSPATRNTIRMMLGI; from the coding sequence ATGAGTATTTTAGCGGATAAGATTTCACAATTTATCAATACCTATTATCTGGACCCCATAAGGGGCGATGAAGGGTATAACCTTGTAAACACCTTTACCTGGGCAGTGGTACTGGGCATTTGTATTTTCGGGGTTTTCAGGCTCCTTAATAAGCTGGAAGTAAAGATAACCCCCAGGTTTATCCTCTCACTCCTGCCATTCGTACTTGCAGGCTCTTCTCTGCGCGTGCTTGAAGATTCTCCTGCGGGCATCTTTCATCCTCCTTTCTCCTATTTGCTTATAACCCCGAATATCTATTTCCTGGTCTTCGGGGTAACCGTAATCTGCCTCTGGCTCTCTATTAGGCTGCAGAAGGCAGGGCATGTGAAGGATTTTCACCTCGTTTTTGCAGGTTTCGGACTTGCCTGGTTTTTATTAAACCTTGGCACTCTGCTATATTTTGAGAACATTGTAGCCGCTTATGTTCCGATCTTCGTAATTGGAGCAGGGACAGGGTTGACCCTTGCCTTTTACCTGGTTGCCCGCCATTTTAAATCCTCGATTTTTACCGACCCTCTGAACCTGTCCATCCTGCTTGCCCATATGATGGATGCATCTTCGACATACATAGGGATAGATAAACTGGGATACTTTGAAAAACACGTGCTTCCGTCTTATCTCATTAAACTTACTGATACCGCATTGGTTATGTATCCATTGAAGCTAATTATCTTCGTAGGGGTTCTTTATGCACTTGATACCCAGTTTGAGAAAGATGATGAGTCGGAAAACCTGAAAATGCTTATTAAGATGGTTATTTTGATCCTCGGGCTTTCTCCGGCAACCCGAAACACAATCCGAATGATGCTGGGAATCTAA
- a CDS encoding formate--phosphoribosylaminoimidazolecarboxamide ligase family protein gives MIDRKEIKEIVEGYYAHADKIKVGTIASHSGLDICDGAVEEDFRTLAVCQAGREKTYTEYFRAQRDHYGKIKRGIVDEAVVYKKFNEILLPQNQQKLVDEKVLFVPNRSFTSYCSIDEIEENFRVPVVGSRNLLRSEERSEQQSYYWILEKAGLPFPEKIESPEDIDELVMVKLPHAVKTLERGFFTASSYGEYLEKSEALIKQGVITREALENARIERYIIGPVFNLDMFYSPIEPKMSKLELLGVDWRFETSLDGHVRLPAPQQMALAQHQLTPEYTVCGHNSSTLRESLLEKVFKMGEKYVKATQEHYSPGIIGPFCLQTCVDKDLNFYIYDVAPRVGGGTNVHMSVGHSYGNSLWRRPMSTGRRLAFEIRRALELEKLDMIVT, from the coding sequence ATGATTGACAGGAAAGAAATTAAGGAAATCGTTGAAGGCTATTATGCGCATGCTGATAAGATAAAAGTGGGGACAATTGCCTCTCACTCGGGACTCGACATCTGCGACGGAGCAGTTGAGGAAGATTTCAGGACCCTTGCAGTCTGCCAGGCAGGCAGGGAGAAGACCTACACCGAATACTTCAGGGCTCAGAGAGACCATTACGGGAAGATCAAGAGGGGAATTGTCGACGAGGCAGTTGTCTATAAAAAATTTAACGAAATCCTCCTGCCCCAGAACCAGCAGAAACTGGTTGATGAAAAAGTGCTTTTTGTCCCTAATCGCTCATTTACCTCCTACTGCAGCATCGATGAGATCGAAGAAAATTTCAGAGTGCCTGTGGTAGGGAGCAGGAACCTCCTCAGGAGCGAGGAACGAAGCGAACAGCAGAGTTACTACTGGATCCTTGAAAAAGCAGGGCTTCCCTTCCCGGAAAAGATAGAGTCTCCCGAGGACATTGACGAGCTAGTAATGGTAAAGCTCCCCCATGCAGTAAAGACACTTGAAAGGGGATTTTTCACGGCTTCAAGCTACGGGGAATACCTGGAAAAATCTGAAGCCCTTATAAAACAGGGAGTGATTACGCGCGAAGCTCTTGAGAATGCCAGGATCGAGCGTTATATTATAGGACCCGTGTTCAACCTTGATATGTTCTACTCTCCAATAGAGCCAAAAATGAGCAAGCTGGAGCTCCTTGGCGTTGACTGGCGCTTTGAGACCAGCCTTGATGGGCATGTGAGGCTTCCTGCCCCTCAGCAGATGGCTCTTGCCCAGCATCAGCTTACCCCGGAATATACCGTTTGCGGACACAACTCATCCACCCTTCGCGAGTCCCTCCTTGAAAAGGTCTTCAAAATGGGAGAAAAGTATGTAAAAGCTACTCAGGAGCATTATTCACCTGGAATTATAGGGCCTTTCTGCCTCCAGACCTGTGTGGACAAGGACCTGAATTTCTATATTTATGATGTGGCCCCGAGAGTAGGTGGCGGGACCAATGTACACATGTCAGTCGGGCATTCCTATGGCAACTCACTCTGGAGAAGGCCGATGAGTACGGGAAGAAGACTTGCCTTTGAGATCAGGCGCGCTCTGGAGCTCGAGAAACTTGATATGATCGTCACATAA
- a CDS encoding stage II sporulation protein M, with protein MEREEDDYLRERNEEVGAETPEGEREEKIYTPVENAFLADTGDAKSQSGGRSASKVSEFTSYLRFIWPYVLIITFVFFGALLVGYTSLANFPDMADKLMEGFSSRFAPLLAMPPIFIMLGIFLNNAFVSLLFLVLGLAFGVLPVMFIAFNGYVVGVISHFVAQEKGLLFIILALLPHGIVELPMVFLSAGIGLRLGHQVFSALIGRSTEIKKEFKEGLRFYFHWILPLLFLAAIVETFITPLILNFL; from the coding sequence ATGGAAAGAGAGGAAGACGATTACTTGCGGGAGAGAAACGAAGAAGTAGGAGCAGAAACTCCTGAAGGAGAGAGGGAGGAAAAAATATATACTCCAGTGGAAAATGCCTTTTTAGCCGATACCGGAGATGCAAAATCCCAATCCGGAGGAAGAAGTGCCTCAAAAGTATCTGAGTTTACCAGTTATCTGCGTTTTATCTGGCCATATGTACTTATCATTACCTTTGTATTCTTCGGGGCGTTGCTTGTGGGCTATACTTCATTGGCAAATTTTCCGGATATGGCTGATAAGCTCATGGAAGGTTTCAGCTCCCGTTTCGCACCCCTCCTGGCTATGCCCCCGATATTCATTATGCTTGGAATCTTTCTTAACAATGCCTTTGTAAGCCTGCTTTTTCTTGTACTCGGGCTTGCTTTTGGCGTTCTCCCAGTAATGTTTATTGCCTTCAATGGATATGTTGTAGGAGTTATCTCACACTTTGTAGCCCAGGAAAAAGGTCTGCTTTTTATAATACTTGCTCTGCTTCCGCACGGGATAGTGGAACTGCCCATGGTATTCCTGTCAGCTGGAATAGGGCTAAGGCTTGGACACCAGGTTTTCTCTGCCCTTATAGGCAGGTCTACCGAGATTAAAAAAGAATTTAAAGAAGGACTGAGATTTTATTTCCACTGGATTTTGCCTCTCCTCTTTCTGGCAGCTATAGTTGAGACCTTTATTACACCTTTAATCCTTAATTTCCTCTAA